One stretch of Tepidibacter hydrothermalis DNA includes these proteins:
- a CDS encoding glycine/sarcosine/betaine reductase component B subunit: MGIGPSTKETSLHHFRDPLLDVVSGDKDIDLMGIMVVGTPQDNKEKYFVGQRAAAWAEAMRADGVIISVDGWGNSHVDYANTIEEIGKREIPVVGLSFVGTQAKFVVTNNYMDTIVDFNKSKEGIETQVVGENNVAVLDAKKALAFLKLKMRKEGK; this comes from the coding sequence ATGGGTATAGGACCATCAACTAAAGAAACATCTCTTCATCATTTTAGAGATCCACTTCTTGATGTTGTAAGTGGAGATAAAGATATAGACCTTATGGGTATTATGGTAGTAGGAACACCTCAAGATAATAAAGAAAAGTATTTCGTAGGACAAAGAGCGGCAGCTTGGGCTGAAGCTATGAGAGCTGATGGTGTAATCATCTCCGTTGATGGATGGGGAAACTCTCATGTGGATTATGCAAATACAATAGAAGAAATAGGAAAAAGAGAAATACCTGTAGTGGGACTTAGCTTTGTAGGAACTCAAGCAAAATTCGTAGTAACTAATAATTATATGGACACAATTGTAGATTTTAATAAATCAAAAGAAGGAATAGAGACACAGGTTGTTGGAGAAAACAATGTAGCTGTTCTAGATGCTAAAAAAGCACTTGCGTTTTTAAAATTAAAAATGAGAAAAGAGGGAAAATAA
- a CDS encoding proline racemase, with product MKAIRSIHAVDSHTMGEPTRIVVGGVPNIPGKTMADKKEYLEKNMDTLRTSIMLEPRGHNDMFGSILTAPVNEEADFGIIFMDGGGYLNMCGHGSIGAITVAIETGMVEPKEPITEVVMDTPAGIVRSTAKVENGKVKEVSIVNVPAFHYKKDVEIEVPEIGKITFDISFGGSFFAIINAKQLGLKVEPKNSQKLTALGLEIRDIINKEIEIQHPTLSHINTVDLVEIYDEPTHPEATYKNVVIFGQGQVDRSPCGTGTSAKLATLHSKGELKEGELFVYESILGTLFKGRIVGTGEVGDYNTITPEITASAYITGFNHFVIDPDDPLKYGFVL from the coding sequence ATGAAAGCTATAAGAAGTATACATGCTGTTGATTCACACACTATGGGAGAGCCAACAAGAATAGTTGTTGGTGGAGTACCTAATATACCAGGTAAAACTATGGCTGATAAAAAAGAGTATTTAGAAAAAAATATGGATACATTAAGAACTTCAATAATGCTTGAGCCAAGAGGACACAATGATATGTTTGGTTCTATATTAACTGCTCCAGTAAATGAAGAAGCTGATTTCGGAATAATATTCATGGATGGTGGCGGATACTTAAATATGTGTGGCCACGGATCTATAGGAGCTATAACTGTAGCTATTGAAACTGGTATGGTTGAGCCTAAAGAACCTATTACAGAGGTTGTAATGGATACTCCTGCTGGAATCGTAAGATCTACAGCTAAAGTTGAAAATGGAAAAGTTAAAGAAGTATCTATAGTTAACGTACCAGCTTTTCACTACAAGAAAGATGTAGAAATAGAAGTTCCTGAAATAGGAAAAATAACATTTGATATATCTTTCGGAGGAAGCTTCTTTGCAATAATAAATGCTAAGCAATTAGGACTTAAAGTTGAGCCTAAGAACTCTCAAAAGTTAACTGCGTTAGGTCTTGAAATAAGAGATATAATAAACAAAGAAATAGAGATACAACATCCAACTTTATCTCATATAAATACTGTTGACTTAGTTGAAATATATGATGAACCAACTCACCCAGAAGCAACTTACAAAAATGTAGTTATATTTGGACAAGGACAAGTAGATAGATCTCCTTGTGGTACAGGAACAAGTGCTAAACTAGCAACTCTTCACTCTAAGGGAGAGTTAAAAGAAGGAGAATTATTTGTATACGAAAGTATATTAGGAACTTTATTTAAAGGTAGAATAGTTGGAACTGGTGAAGTTGGAGATTATAACACTATAACTCCAGAAATAACAGCATCAGCTTATATAACAGGATTCAATCACTTTGTAATAGATCCTGACGATCCATTAAAGTATGGATTTGTATTATAA